In one Halorubrum sp. CBA1229 genomic region, the following are encoded:
- a CDS encoding NADH-quinone oxidoreductase subunit N, with translation MVNTLPQVTALLPVLLLAFTGLALLLVDTLSPDTRSNTSMAVVSALGALSSLAATVWFVASGTGGGDTGGAILLFADAVKVDTMALFFTAIFASVTSLVVVAAHDYFHDHPNPATFYSLTLFAATGMSLLAVANSLAVVFVALEMVSLPSYVLVAFLKQNRGSVEAGLKYFLVGALSSAIFLFGISLVYAATGSLMLGDVAGVLGDIAAGTDGLDSRSGIAGLGIVMILGGVAFKTASVPFHFWAPEAYEGAPAPVSAFLSSASKAAGFVVAFRVFTEAFPVGASLSADINWVLAFGILAAVTMTLGNFAAAVQEEVKRMLAYSSIGHAGYALIGVAALTADGSGNGAVMGAAMAHLLVYGFMNTGAFLFVAMAERWGVGRTFEDYAGLAKRAPVASTAMAVFMFSLAGLPPFAGFFSKYFLFMGAIDNGFVWLAAVGAVNSVISLYYYSRVVKALFIDDPASPTALDAIDVRPTALYAAVVFAAVATVLLLPGFGPVIETAEAAASALF, from the coding sequence ATGGTTAACACGCTCCCGCAGGTGACGGCGCTGCTGCCCGTGCTGCTGCTCGCGTTTACGGGGCTCGCGCTGCTGCTCGTCGACACCCTCAGCCCCGACACGCGGTCGAACACCTCGATGGCGGTCGTGAGCGCGCTCGGCGCGCTGAGCTCGCTGGCCGCGACGGTCTGGTTCGTCGCCTCCGGCACCGGCGGCGGCGACACCGGCGGCGCGATTCTGCTGTTCGCCGACGCGGTCAAGGTGGACACCATGGCGCTGTTCTTCACCGCCATCTTCGCGTCCGTGACGTCGCTCGTCGTCGTCGCGGCCCACGACTACTTCCACGACCACCCGAACCCGGCGACGTTCTACTCGCTGACGCTGTTCGCGGCGACCGGCATGTCGCTGCTCGCGGTCGCGAACTCGCTCGCGGTCGTGTTCGTCGCCCTGGAGATGGTGTCGCTGCCGTCGTACGTGCTCGTCGCGTTCCTCAAGCAGAACCGCGGAAGCGTCGAGGCTGGCCTGAAGTACTTCCTCGTCGGGGCGCTCTCCTCGGCGATATTCCTGTTCGGCATCTCGCTGGTGTACGCCGCGACGGGGTCGCTGATGCTCGGCGACGTCGCCGGGGTCCTCGGCGACATCGCCGCGGGCACTGACGGCCTCGACAGCCGGAGCGGGATCGCCGGCCTCGGGATCGTGATGATCCTCGGCGGCGTCGCGTTCAAGACCGCCTCCGTCCCGTTCCACTTCTGGGCGCCGGAGGCGTACGAGGGAGCGCCCGCGCCCGTGAGCGCGTTCCTCTCCTCGGCGTCGAAGGCGGCCGGCTTCGTGGTCGCGTTCCGCGTGTTCACGGAGGCGTTCCCGGTCGGCGCGTCGCTGTCGGCCGACATCAACTGGGTGCTCGCGTTCGGCATCCTCGCGGCCGTGACGATGACGCTCGGTAACTTCGCGGCGGCCGTCCAGGAGGAGGTCAAGCGGATGCTCGCGTACTCCTCGATCGGCCACGCCGGCTACGCCCTCATCGGCGTCGCCGCGCTCACGGCCGACGGGAGCGGCAACGGCGCGGTGATGGGCGCCGCGATGGCGCACCTGCTCGTCTACGGGTTCATGAACACCGGCGCGTTCCTCTTCGTCGCGATGGCGGAGCGGTGGGGCGTCGGCCGGACCTTCGAGGACTACGCCGGACTGGCCAAGCGTGCGCCCGTCGCCTCGACGGCGATGGCCGTGTTCATGTTCTCGCTGGCCGGCCTCCCGCCGTTCGCCGGCTTCTTCTCGAAGTACTTCCTGTTCATGGGAGCCATCGACAACGGCTTCGTGTGGCTGGCGGCCGTCGGCGCCGTCAACAGCGTGATCTCGCTGTACTACTACAGCCGGGTCGTGAAGGCGCTGTTCATCGACGACCCCGCGTCGCCGACTGCGCTGGACGCGATCGACGTGCGGCCGACGGCGCTGTACGCCGCGGTCGTCTTCGCGGCGGTCGCGACGGTGCTGCTGTTGCCCGGCTTCGGTCCGGTCATCGAGACGGCCGAAGCGGCCGCGTCGGCGCTGTTCTAG
- a CDS encoding NuoM family protein: MILEALIAVAFASALVVLLSPNEWAGRLAFALSLIPFVGSLYLWSGFDGSGNALTGGEIAYQTQIEWLEVGGRSVSWFVGLDGISLPLVVLTTFLVPLAILSAWTPIDSRQSQFYGLMLFMEANLLGVFTALDFFLWFVFWEAVLVPMYFLIGIWGGPRRKYAAIKFFVYTNAASLLMFIGFMMLTFALGDSVSSFALPEITAAIADGGLETWFGISPGRLAMVAFLAMFLGFAVKVPIVPFHTWLPDAHVEAPTPVSVLLAGVLLKMGTYALLRFNFTMLPDQASALAIPIAAIAVISVIYGAMLALAQKDLKRIVAYSSVSSMGYVILGLIVFTEYGVGGATFQMVAHGLISGLMFMAVGVVYNATHTRMVGDMAGMADRMPVTVGILVAGAFGYMGLPLMAGFAGEFFIFVGSFSAPALPYAPVFTALAMFGIVIVAGYLLSAMQSTLFGPFELATDYEIGPAPFHDVAPLAVLLAAIIVLGVAPDIFFEMIRDAAVPVVEGVSING, translated from the coding sequence GTGATACTCGAAGCGCTCATCGCGGTGGCGTTCGCAAGCGCGCTCGTCGTCCTGCTCTCGCCGAACGAGTGGGCTGGCCGGCTCGCGTTCGCCCTGAGCCTGATCCCCTTTGTCGGGTCGTTATACCTCTGGTCCGGCTTCGACGGCTCCGGCAACGCCCTCACCGGCGGCGAAATCGCCTACCAGACGCAGATCGAGTGGCTCGAAGTCGGCGGCCGCTCGGTCTCGTGGTTCGTCGGGCTGGACGGCATCAGCCTCCCGCTCGTCGTGCTCACGACGTTCCTCGTCCCGCTGGCGATCCTCAGCGCGTGGACGCCGATCGACTCGCGGCAGAGCCAGTTCTACGGGCTCATGCTGTTCATGGAGGCGAACCTCCTCGGCGTGTTCACGGCGCTGGACTTCTTCCTCTGGTTCGTCTTCTGGGAGGCCGTCCTCGTCCCGATGTACTTCCTCATCGGCATCTGGGGCGGTCCCCGGCGGAAGTACGCCGCGATCAAGTTCTTCGTCTACACGAACGCGGCGTCGCTGCTGATGTTCATCGGGTTCATGATGCTGACGTTCGCGCTCGGCGACTCCGTGAGCTCGTTCGCGCTCCCGGAAATCACGGCCGCGATAGCGGACGGCGGCCTCGAGACCTGGTTCGGTATCTCACCGGGCCGGCTCGCGATGGTCGCGTTCCTCGCGATGTTCCTCGGGTTCGCGGTGAAGGTCCCGATCGTGCCGTTCCACACGTGGCTGCCGGACGCCCACGTCGAGGCGCCGACCCCCGTGTCGGTGCTCTTGGCGGGCGTCCTCCTGAAGATGGGGACGTACGCGCTGCTCCGGTTCAACTTCACGATGCTCCCCGATCAGGCGTCCGCGCTCGCGATCCCGATCGCGGCGATCGCCGTTATCAGCGTCATCTACGGCGCGATGCTGGCGCTCGCGCAGAAGGACCTCAAGCGCATCGTCGCCTACTCCTCCGTCTCGTCGATGGGGTACGTCATCCTCGGGCTCATCGTGTTCACCGAGTACGGCGTCGGCGGCGCGACGTTCCAGATGGTCGCGCACGGCCTCATCTCGGGGCTGATGTTCATGGCGGTCGGCGTCGTCTACAACGCGACCCACACGCGGATGGTCGGCGACATGGCCGGCATGGCCGACCGGATGCCGGTGACGGTCGGCATCCTCGTCGCCGGCGCGTTCGGCTACATGGGACTGCCGCTGATGGCCGGCTTCGCGGGCGAGTTCTTCATCTTCGTGGGGTCGTTCTCCGCGCCGGCGCTCCCGTACGCGCCGGTGTTCACGGCGCTCGCGATGTTCGGCATCGTCATCGTCGCCGGCTACCTGCTGTCGGCGATGCAGAGCACGCTGTTCGGGCCGTTCGAGCTCGCGACCGACTACGAGATCGGTCCCGCGCCGTTCCACGACGTCGCCCCGCTCGCGGTGCTTCTGGCGGCGATCATCGTGCTCGGCGTCGCGCCCGACATCTTCTTCGAGATGATCCGCGATGCGGCCGTTCCCGTGGTCGAGGGGGTGAGCATTAATGGTTAA